A window of the Parambassis ranga chromosome 17, fParRan2.1, whole genome shotgun sequence genome harbors these coding sequences:
- the scinlb gene encoding scinderin like b, producing MVSHKEFQSAGKQPGLQVWRIESLDLKPVPKNLHGCFYTGDAYLLLFTTSAPSYSIHMWLGDECSQDESGAAAIFATQLDDFLGGSPVQFREVQNNESNTFLGYFKSGIKYQKGGVASGFHHVVTNDMSVKRLLQVKGRRAIRATEVGLSWSSFNKGDCFIIDLGQDVYQWCGSECNRFERLKASQVAIDIRDNERNGRAKVHMVEEGSEPDEVIKALGPKPAIAPSTPDDETVDTSNRKKGALYMISDASGTMKVTSVAPSSPFKQAMLSPEECYILDNGVDKNIFVWKGPKANTSERKAAMSAGQQFIKDKGYSNKTQIQVLPGGGETTLFKQFFSDWKDKDETTGPTKAYTIGRIAKIEQVPFDASTLHSNKAMAAQHGMVDDGKGKVQIWRVESGDKVPVDPSSYGQFFGGDCYLILYSYKQGGREQHIIYTWQGLKCTQDELAASAFLTVKLDDSMGGSPVQVRVTQGQEPPHLMSLFQGKPMIIHSGGTSRKSGQSQSGSTRLFHIRQSSSRVTRAVEVEPSASNLNTNDVFVLKTPNALFVWRGVGASDEETQAAKHVVSFLGGSPSQVSEGKEPADFWSALGGKKDYQTSKSLRSTVKPPRLFGCSNKTGRLIVEEVPGDITQSDLATDDVMLLDTWDQLFIWIGNDANAEERNGAPKIAKDYVDSDPSGRKGLPITTIKQGAEPPTFTGWFQAWDLKMWETDPLDRIRARF from the exons ATGGTTTCCCATAAGGAGTTTCAAAGTGCAGGGAAGCAGCCGGGGCTGCAGGTGTGGCGCATTGAGAGCTTGGACCTGAAGCCAGTTCCCAAGAACCTGCACGGCTGCTTTTACACCGGGGACGCCTACCTGCTGCTCTTCACCACCTCTGCACCATCATACAGCATACACATGTGGCTGG GGGACGAGTGCTCGCAGGATGAGAGTGGAGCCGCGGCCATCTTTGCCACACAGTTGGATGACTTCCTGGGTGGTTCGCCAGTCCAGTTCAGGGAGGTCCAAAACAATGAATCCAACACTTTTCTGGGGTACTTCAAGTCAGGCATCAAGTACCAG aaagggggcgtggcctctggTTTCCATCATGTTGTCACCAATGACATGAGTGTGAAGAGGCTGCTTCAGGTCAAGGGTCGCAGGGCCATCAGAGCAACAGAGGTGGGCCTGTCCTGGTCCAGCTTCAACAAAGGAGACTGCTTCATCATTGACTTGGGACAG GATGTCTACCAGTGGTGCGGCAGTGAGTGTAACCGTTTCGAGCGGCTGAAGGCCTCTCAGGTCGCCATTGACATCAGAGATAATGAGAGAAATGGCAGAGCCAAGGTGCACATGGTGGAGGAGGGGAGCGAGCCGGATGAAGTCATAAAG GCTCTGGGGCCCAAACCCGCCATTGCTCCCAGTACTCCTGATGATGAGACGGTGGACACTTCCAACAGGAAGAAGGGTGCCCTGTACATG ATCTCAGATGCATCTGGCACAATGAAGGTGACAAGTGTGGCTCCATCCAGTCCCTTCAAACAGGCCATGCTGTCTCCAGAGGAGTGCTACATCCTAGACAACGGGGTGGACAAAAACATCTTTGTATGGAAAG GTCCCAAGGCCAACACCTCAGAGCGTAAAGCAGCCATGTCTGCAGGTCAGCAGTTCATCAAAGATAAAGGATACAgcaacaagacacag ATCCAGGTTCTGCCTGGAGGAGGGGAGACGACTCTGTTCAAGCAGTTCTTCAGCGACTGGAAGGACAAGGACGAGACTACTGGCCCCACCAAGGCCTACACCATTGGCCGCATAGCCAAAATTGAACAGGTGCCCTTTGACGCCTCCACTTTGCACTCAAACAAAGCCATGGCAGCCCAGCATGGCATGGTGGACGACGGCAAGGGCAAGGTTCAG ATCTGGCGTGTTGAGAGCGGTGATAAAGTTCCTGTGGATCCCTCCTCATATGGTCAATTCTTTGGTGGAGACTGTTACCTCATCCTCTACAGCTACAAACAGGGAGGCCGGGAGCAGCACATCATATATACATG gcAGGGGCTGAAGTGTACACAGGATGAACTGGCAGCTTCAGCATTTCTCACAGTGAAGCTGGATGACTCAATGGGAGGATCCCCAGTTCAG GTGAGAGTGACCCAGGGTCAGGAACCTCCCCACCTGATGAGCCTCTTCCAGGGCAAACCCATGATCATCCACAGTGGGGGAACATCACGCAAAAGTGGACAGTCACAGTCTGGAAGCACTCGCCTCTTCCACATCCGCCAGAGCTCCTCCCGTGTCACCCGGGCAGTGGAG GTCGAGCCCTCTGCCTCCAATCTGAACACCaatgatgtgtttgtgctgaaaaCCCCTAATGCTCTGTTTGTGTGGCGGGGCGTTGGTGCCAGTGatgaagagacacaagcagCCAAGCATGTTGTGAGCTTCTTGGGTGGTAGCCCCAGCCAGGTGTCAGAGGGCAAGGAACCAG ctGATTTCTGGTCTGCTCTGGGTGGCAAGAAGGATTACCAGACCTCAAAGAGTCTGAGGAGCACGGTCAAACCCCCACGCCTGTTTGGCTGCTCCAACAAAACCGGAAGGCTTATT GTGGAAGAAGTACCAGGAGACATCACTCAGTCAGATCTGGCCACAGATGATGTGATGCTTCTGGATACCTGGGACCAG CTCTTCATTTGGATTGGCAATGACGCTAATGCAGAGGAAAGAAACGGAGCTCCCAAAATAG CAAAAGACTATGTGGACTCAGACCCGTCCGGCCGCAAAGGACTGCCCATCACCACCATCAAACAGGGGGCAGAACCTCCAACTTTCACTGGCTGGTTCCAGGCCTGGGATCTTAAGATGTGGGAGACAGATCCGTTGGACAGAATCCGTGCccgtttctaa